The sequence GGGGTCTCTGGTGTGCCAGACCAAGGGGTTGGAGAGGGGCATGGGGGGACGTGTGTGCCCGGTGGCCACTCTCCTCAGCATCCAGGTGTGTATTTGGAGAAGGATGATTTCAGGTGGAGAGCTGCAGAATTTTCTAGGAAAGCTCTTGCTGGGACCCATCTGTGCGCCTTcttgtgctggtgctgctctgacCTCACCTCAGATTAGAGGTTTCTCCAGCGTTAACCCAGGGCTGTTTGGGTTTTTGTCATTACACACGGGATAAACTACCCTCTGCACGCTTCCATTAGCTGAGCACTCGCTCTCCCAGCCATTACAGGACCTCAATTACCTTCCATGAGGAGCCCGGGACAAATTCCTGCAGGAGCCGTGCAGCGAGGGCTCAGCTCCGCGGGGAGGTCAAGCGCTGAAGCAAAGCCCTGCTCTGagcccaggctggggcagggagtgGCGGGCGGACTCTGGACTAATTCGGTTAATTCCCCGTAAACACAGATTAGCTGGGACCTGGTGGCTCAGCTGGGGCCACACGGGTGGCATCAGTGCCTTGGGTGACatgtgctgggggggctgtccCCGCGCTCCCCGTGCCTGCCCAGCGGACACCGCGTGCCCGGCAGCTCGGGGAGCAGCTGGTGGCATCGCTCCGTGCTCTGATCACTCAGGTGGCCCCTGCTGCACTGCTCCGCCTAATTACGTGTCCGAGCGCCATGCTTTGATGCTAATCACTGTGTGAGGAGCCAGAAAACAAGCCGGAGAGGGACACGCCTGCACGCACAGCCTGTCCCTGGCTGGGCACGGTGCCGCCGCTAGTGGGTGATAGGATGGGGCCGTGTGGCTCAGGGCACAGCCTGTGTCATGGGATTTCTATTTaatcccccaaatcctcccctcTGCACTCTTGGATACCCAGGGGGCTGTGGCGTGGCCACCAtctccccagccaccagcacctcTTGGGTGGTGGTAAAAGGGGATGATGCTCCCCTGCACGGGGAGCGTGACCTCCGCACGCGGGATCTGGCACCAAAACCAGCCTCCCCTGGGACAAACAGcctctgggatggggacacacaGTGAGAAGGTCACGGCTGAGCATCCTACCTGTGCGGCGCTGGTCGGATAGGAGCTGTTGCCGTCCAGGATGGCGCGGGGCAGCACACACCTGATCTCCACCGCGTTGCTCCTCCGCTTGGCCGCGTCCTCCGCGCGCACGTGCTTCAGGGACGGGAGGCTCCCCAGCGGGCTGAGGAAGGTGCCCCGGCTGATGTGGGGGTCGCTGAGCTTCCTCTGCACGGGCAGGAACTCCCCGTTGTGGGTGACGTCCGAGTTGGTTCGCCGGAGGGGCCCGTAGCGGTCCCTCACCTCGAAGTACTCGTCGGAGATGGAGGAGGCGTTGGAGCGGCGGTAGCTGTGGTCGGCGGAGCTGCTGGAGTAGCTCTCCTGGTCGCTCAGGGTTATgtactcctcctcctcctcctcttcctcttcccccagcccGTTGTGGGCGCAGGGTGGCCCTCTGTCCTCCTGGGGTCCCGCTGCCGGAGGGGGACGGCAGCTCTCCGGTGAGGCCCTGTTGGGGTTCTCCTTCGGTTCCTGCCTTGCAGCCGTGGGGTTGGCTGGTGGTGGCTGCGTGTCCCCGTCGGGGACAGCACTGCTGTCACAGGGCACGATGGTTTTGGTCACCAGGTTTCCAGCAGGGATGGTCCTTGGCTTTGGAACCGGGGGCTTGGCTTCTTCGGGTGTCTCCTCGGGTGGCTTCAAGCGGTGGCTGAGCGGCGGAGCGGCCGACATCCCCCCTTGACTCAtcacccagctgctgccttcaaTGGGGCTGGGCACCACAGGAGCTTCTGCAGGGACCTGCGGGGTCTGTCTGGGACAGGGGGACACCGGGGGTGGCTCTTGGTCTGAATTCTTCTTGGCCTCCAGCTCCCTGAGCTTCAGCATCTGCCGGTGCTGCGCGCTGGCCTGGGAGACGTCGCAGACTTTGATGCGGTTCATCTGCGAGAGCTTCACGTTCTTTATCTTGGGGTCGATGATGTTGATGTAACCCAAGACTTCGCTCCCGGGCTCGGGGTCGGGCTCCACCCAGGTGGGCAGGTAGTCGAACATGTTGGCTTTCTCCAGGTTGAGGAGGCCGGGGTGGATGAGCAGGGAGAGGTCAGCCGCCTCGCCGTGCCGGTCTCCTGGCTGGCCCTCGGGCAGGGCTTTGCCCTTGTTGTCCGTCTTCTGGTTTTTGTCCTGGTTCTCGGAGGAAGTCTTGCTGATCTGGTCCGCGCTCTTGGCCTTCACCAAGGCGTATTTGGGGTTTATCAGCTTCTTCACCACAGCGTTGGCCGGGGTCACCGGCACGACGGAGGGCAGCGTTACGGGCTCGGGTTCGGGCTCCTGGCCCATGGAGATGGATTTGAGGCTCACACCCTTGGACATGAGGTACAGCTCCTGGAACTGCTTATCGAACGCCTCCACCACTTGGCCCGACAGCACTGTGATGACGTTTCGGTCCGTCCGCGCTGCTGACCAGGTGaagctggaaaggaaaagtgTTGGAAACTCTGAGCGTAAATAACACGGCTCTTCCCTGGGGGATTTAACAGGGCGAGGAAGGACACGGTCTtgctataaaaaataatattgatgaGGTTGAAAAGAAGCTCCCATCCCAGATGGGAATGAAAGCCTGGAGTCTTGAGCTCACTGGgacttgaaatgaaaattaaaggtATTTGGTGTGGGTCAGTTGCCTTCTTGCTTTAGGGTtgtccactttttctttttcaaattagGTTAGTCAAGGAAAGGGATTTGTGAacaggtttgtgttttgttctggcCAGAAAGCAGCAAATGCCTCATTTTCACGTTTATGAAATTTGTCCCATAGAGCTGAAAAATGACCTATTTCTACCAAAACAAGATTTTGTTGGGACAAACCGTAAAACGCTTCAGGTTGTAAATGTTTAACAGGAAAATCTGGGGTCAGTGTGAGTGCTGGTGCTGGCCGTGGCTTGGAATTTGTCCCTCCCCACGTTCGGTGCCACGTGTTCCCATCACTGtgtctgctggcagcagcacccggTGCACCCACCGACCCCACGGGGTGCCCAAGTCCTGGCCACGGGCTGGTGGGGACCCTCGGGTCCTGCTCCAGCGCCGAGTGCCCTTGGTTAGGTGGGGGGAACAAGCCTGGGACAGGGACTGGGGCTTGGACCACGCAGGTCCCTCTTGGAGCTTTGGCAAAGCCTCTGCggggtgggcaggaggagaCGCCGCCGGTTACCTGTAGGATCCGCACATGGCCCGGTCTCCATCCACGAACATGAACTTCTGGGCCAGAGCCCCCTTGAACTTGGTGGCCGAGCGCGTGAAGAACTCCGTCCCCCCCGTGCTGCGGACCCGCAGGTTCTGCAAAGCAAAAGGCAGGGCCGTGAGCGGGGCCGGGAGTGGGTGAGACCAGGAGGGGTGTCCATCCCCATGCTCGCTCCGGCCCCACACCGAGCCACCCGACTTTCAGAGCAGCATTCGGCCCCCGCTTCCATTTCACAACCCCGCCGAGCAGTGGGAAAGGCTCTTCACGGTCTGCTCGCAGACCTCAGCGATGGAGAGATAAAATAACTCGCCCAGGGCCACGCGCTGAACCAGAGACCTGGCATCAAGAATTTCCTGCTTTCCCCGTGCACCCGACCGTGTTTGCTACCTCTTGAACCCAGCTCTGCCCACGACTGCGGGTGAGCAGCGTGTGCTAATGCTGCCGAGCTCTTTCCATCCCCTGCCATCTATGCAAATGCCACCGTGGAAGAGGTGATTcttgccctcctccccccgtgGGGCTTGCAGGTGTTTGTAGGGGATGGTGCCGGCCCTGGCACGGTGCGCGTGGACCCGATGGCAGTGGGATCGCTGTCCTCTGCCTGGGGATTCCCCTTGGGTCTGCTCCGTGCCTAAATCCAAGCGTCTCGCCCTGGTTTTTAGGGGTGGGTGGGGAAAAACAGTGGGGCAGCATCTTTATAGCATTGGGAAAGGAAATGTAGGGATGTGCACCCACAGGGACCCCACGCAGGCAGCCGGGAGCTGGgtgtccccagctctgccagcaccgTGCTGCTCTCCCATCCCTCTGCTGCCTCAGTGATTTTCCTTCAACACCGAGGGACACGAAACATTTTTGCAGCTGAGCAGACAGCGTCATTcacagcaaacagcagaggGGGCTCCCTTGGGTgtggagaaaacattttttaaggaaagcgCCCTCATTCCTCCCGTTCTGCTGGGATGTTGCTAAAGGCACTGTGTCAGCATTAGGTCATGCCCTTAgatcttctgtttttttaaagactaaaaacaaaaaaagcaatgaaagtatttcttccctccctccccaaaaaaattCCTCCCCACCTGGAGCCTTCCTCAGCTGCTTCCCCGggctctcctctctccttcctcccagcagGAGGGACAGTGATTGGAAGCTGTTTGCAGCGTGGTGCAAAAGCTAAGGAATTCCTGACCAGGTTTCGGGGAAATTGTGCGTGCTGAGTGGCAAAGTTTGGGTATTTCTggtgatttgatttttatttttgttcttgttgcttttgttgttgaGCTTTGGCATTTTTACCTGGTGGCTGGCAGCTGGTGCCCTTCGGATCGCTGTGCCCAGGGGATTCCCGTGGCTTTTgtggggatgggaatgggggGAACACGCCGAGGCAATGCCTGTTCCTGCTCGTGGGGCTGCTGATAGCACTGCAGCAGTGACGCTGCACCCAAACAAGTGCTCGCTGGGACCTCTGCCCACCGCCAGCATCCCCGCGGCGCCgacctctccctctccctctctcgcTCTCCGCCAAATCTGTGCACCAAGGCATGAAGCAGCCTGGGTTTTTCTTGGGTAACACCCAGGGGAACAAAGCTCCCCGGCAGCAGGGTGCCGACTGCCTTCACCTCCCCCTCGCTGCAGTTGGGTAAGATCTGTTTATTTAATCTCTTccccaaaaaaagggggggggggaacaagcGTGCGCCCGGCTGCCGAGCCGGAGAGGTGCTGCGCGGCGGGGCTGAATCATGCCCCAACCACCTGCCCTTGCTCAACGAAGCGGTTGCCTTGCCCAAGCTGGCTCGCTAATTGCAAAGCGCAGAAGGCACCGAGATAACGACGTTCATCTCGTTAGCATCTCCTGGCTTacgcagcagctcccagccactGCCCTAGTTTCCTCACAGCCTCCTTGCCCTGCCGAGCGCCGCTTCAGCAAGCTGGTTGCAACGAGCGGTGTGTGGCGAGTCACAACTTCGAGACATTTGCCGAGCTCTGCAGATGTTCTCCTGCTTTTCCagtcctgccagcaggctgcgAATGCATGAACAACCCGGCGTGCGTCAGCGCTGGCTTTTCTGGTCTGGGAGCGGAGGCAGGCTGGAGGAGACCGGCCTCTCCGGGGAGCCTGGACGCGGGTAAAAGCCCAGGGAAGCTCAGCTGTGGCTGCGTTAATTGTCCCGAGCAGCAATTAAGTGGAGCCACCAGGCCTGTTGGATGGGGACGGTGCAAGGCTGGGCCAGCCTGTGAGTGCCACTGCGGTGTCCCCTCCCTTGGGCACGGGTCCCCAAGCTCACGCAGCATCACGGCCCCGCTCCAGCCTAGCTCATGCTGGCTTACGTGGCTCCTGCATGTTCCTGCTCAGCCCGCTGTTTGCCTTCACCGTGGGGAAAATTTGGAGAGAGCTTGCCCAGGCAGGGGCCTCCCCGCGAGCCATTTGGCACCCTGCGCCGTGCGGCCGGCTGACGTCAGGCGAGGAAGCACAACCTCTGTGCCCAGCTGTGGGCACGGCGCCCGGTGCCTACGGGTGTTTGCCAGCCCCAAAGTGAAACTGCGgggtgctgcagtgcctgggcacccggggatgggggcagctggggcaggcGTCCCCTCAGCACTGAAGGAACCGCTTCTCTgccccttcctctgcctctgcctTGGCAGAGCACGGTGCTGGGTTGTTTTCTTTACAGCACAGAGCATGCGTGCCATGCCGTGAGTTTCCCTGCAAGCTCTTGCAGGGTGCTACCCGTGATCTGGGTTAAAACATAATCCCCATCTTGTCACATCTTGTGCACAGCATCACTGTCTTCTTGCTCTGCTCATTGAGCCACGACATGGTGTGTACAGGGGGGGTCTGTGCAAAGCTAAACCTCGTGCCCGAGCAATCGGCTCAGCTGTGCTTCGTGTTGTGGCCCCATCCTGCTCCTGGCGCAGGGATTTGGGGCACTTGGGGCCAGGGGACTGAGCCCTGCGCTTCCAGACGTTCCCCGTGCTGCTCCATCTTCCAAATTTCCCAGCGGGACTCGTGCACAGGAGCAAAATCAGGCGCTGGTGCCTCTGGGGCTGGGCGACCGCAGCGTGCGCGGTGCCGCTGCCAGCCGGGGCCGGCGTCGTGCCGCCCGCTGAGAGCATCCCGGGCAGGCGCCGGGGCGCGGGTGGCGTGGGCGCCTCCCTgctccgctcccggccccgcgctGGGGCGGAGGCCCCGGGAAAGGGGAAAGTCTCGTTTTTTAATTCCAGCCTCCGACTTGCGGGAAGGCCCGAAAGCGAGAGAACCAGCTGGTGGTTGCTCCTGCTGgtcctgtccccagggcaggagcaggatggggctggCGACGGCACGGATCCAGCCCTGGCGCGGCATCCTGCCTCTTGCTGGCTGAtttggcagcaggagctgagctcgCGGGCTCGTCCCTGTGCTTTGCAACACCCTGTGTCTACCCTGCATGCACAGGGCACCACGGGCACCCTGGGGATGTGCAGCCGTGGTGGTGGGACATGGATGGAAATCCACATACTCATCTCTCCACCATTCCCCtccttgctgttgctgttggATTTGGGCATCAGCTATGGGATAAATGGATTTAGCTCGTCTGGCACTGCctcagggctgcagcatggGTCAAGAAGAGCTCTTTGGGAGTTCTTGGAGAGCTTTCAGCAGGAATCGCACGAATTCACCCCTTGGTTTTCAGCCCCacaagctgcagctggaggcgGGTTTGTCCCAGTCCCCTGCACATCACCCCAGAGCCCAGAGGTGGAGAGGCTCCTGACACCAAGGCCCCCCCTTACCTTCAAGTGTCCCGCGTGCATCTGCGCTCGCTCGCACATCTGCAGGAAGTGCTTGACATTGGTCTCATCCAAAATGATGTAGACGCCGACCTTCCTCTTGAAACCCGCGTCCAGGAGGTCCTTGAAGATGTCTACGTCGGTGAACATGTCCATGACCACTGCGATGacctgcagagaagagaaaagagatgagTCCGGGCTGCACATCCAACCCCTCCGTGAGAGCCAAAGCACCTCCCTCGCTCCCTGGAGGCTGGGATTAAGTCCTAATGTCTTTGGCACCGAAGCCAGGAGGTGCTACATCCCCATGCAGCCGGAGCTGTTTCTGCCCCAAAGCTGCTCCTACGGCAGTGGGGTTTTCCCCATGGGCTGTAAGGAGCTGAGCAGCGGCCAGCCCAGGATTGAAGAGCAAAAGTCCCAAATCCCATCCCTCCGCTGGCACCAAACCCCTCTGGTAACGGCACGCAGTGTGAAGTGTTTGTAAGAATACATCAGGGGTAAGGGGTGAAGGGAACGTTCCTATTGGCAAGGCTTTAACAAGCACCAGAGGCTTCAGCCCTATTTTCTGATAGAGAAGGTTCCCAGAGGTGAAACCCCTGATGCAGCAAGCACGTCTGTCTGTCTGAGGGCATGGTATGTGGGACAAGGTCCTGTGCGCTCCAGGGTTCCTGCTGTCTCTGGGGATCTGATGTGTGCTTGTATGGAGAGAAATGGttcaaaaatatctgaaagtgGCTCTGAGACCGGTAGGAAGTATCCAGACACCCCTGAGGTGCGTTCAGGAGCCGAAGTGGCTCGTGGTACCCTTAGGACTGGCCTGTTTGCGCGCTGATGAGGTTGCTCAAAAGTCGCTGGCTGTgcgcagctcccagctgctgtttcagaTCCTTGCTGTTGATTTTTGGGAGCGTGCTGTGGTTTGAGGTTGGGTGTGATGCTGGGCAGGGCTTTGGGATCGGGTGCTGCTTGTCCATAACTCCTAGCTCTGGTGCTCCTGTGGCCAGGAGCCCATCGGGTGCTGGGGTGCTCCGGCCATACcagcccccccaaacctcctGGGCTGTGCAAAATCGGAGCTGGGATGACAGCACCTGGGTTAAGCCAGCAGCTTGGTTCGGCACAGGCAGCGTCACCATCCCCTGAAAGCCGGAGCTGCCTTTGTACCCTGGGCGTCTGCTGCCGTGGCCAGGGCGAGTCCCACACGTGATGTGGAGATGCATCAGTGGGACGCGCTGCGCTTCTTCTGGGAATGCCTCTGCGGGCACCAAAGTCCGCTCCACGCCCACGGGTCCTTTCTTCTTGACGATGGCATCGGCTGTGACAATGCGGGGTGGTGCAGGACAGGGTGGTGATGGCCCTGCAGCCGTGTGTGCCTCCTCCTGCTCGGGGTGGCTGTGACCATATGGGACCCCCCTGGAGGTGCCCTGCATCGGGGCAGCTGGGGTTTGCTCCTGGAGGGCTCTGGTGGCACGGGAACAGGCACCCCGTGGGGTGACACGAGGGGACCCCGAGACGCTGCTTGctcaggagggaagggagcggGTGCTTGCGCACTCAGGCACGTCCAGTCTGGGCTTCTCAAAGCGCCGAGCTGCCTTTTAATTAGTTGTGTGCCACAGGAGGCGGAGAGCTCTAATTAGGAGGAGAATTGTGCGTTGTGACACTGCTGGCTCGTCCCTTCCTCTGCGGCGGGGTGAGCAGCGAGGCCGTGCGCCCCCTCCCCAGTCTGGGCCACCAGCGGTGCCACCCCGGCCACCTCGGCTCCTTCTGCTGTGCTCAGGTGTTTTCTCCAGGAGAAGTTGGGTCTGGCCCTCATTTTGGAGGAAAGTGCCATCTTCCTCCTGTGGTTGATGCCCTGCAGGCAGGACGGTGCCGTGCAGGGTGTGGTGATGTCCCCACGTCCCAtcgctgctcctgctggggacggcgagcagggacacctgccctgggcaggcccTCGGTGCGTGCCCACACGTTCAGCAcaattcctcctgctgggctggTGCCTCCCATCACCGCTCGGTGCCTCTGCTGCCCTCAGCTGTGTCTTGCCTGCAGGACAGGCTTGGCCTGGCTTTGTCACCGGGATGCCAGGCCAGCGTGCCAAGGCACTGCCCGGGCGCAAAATGGGCCAGCAGGACATGGCCAGCCCTAGCCACGCTCCCCATGCTGTGACCATCCAGGGACCCCAAGGGTGAAATCTGCTCCTGGGCTGCCCGTGCTTGTTCCTTGCTTGGAATCGGCTGGGTTAGGGCCAAGCCCAGGCGCAGGATGTAATCTGTAGAGAACAGAGGTCTGAGTGCTCCGGAGCAGCACCATCCCGTGCCATTCCCTTCGATCCCTGCATCCAGCTGCCCTCCTGTGCTCGCAGCCTGCCAGCCCTCATCCTGTGCCCTCTCCTGGTGCAGGGCCCGGTACCAATGCTGGGTACCAGGGGAAGGCGGCTGCGGGaatccccagcagcaggacagcagcagctcttcccaaaTCCCTTACTGCATCATCCCAGGAAGATTTCCCATCTCTTTGCCATTCATccagagggagaagaggagacaggCCCTGGATCCATCGTTGGATGCTCTCCTCTCTGGGCTCCCAGAGCCACCAAGATCTGCTGCCGGTACCCCGAGCACCGCATGGCCTGGGACGCAGGGCAGGTGATGCTGGGTCCTTCTGAGCTGCTTTGATGAGCGCGCAAACTGCAGGATCATGTTTTATAGAGGAAATTGCAGCTCTTTATTAAGTCACTCTGAATCATCAGATAATAACTTTTGGGGTGCCCCACGTGGGTATTTAATAAATTAGGCAGGCACCAACGCACAATTAGAGGAAGCGCATTGGGAAGAGGGAGAGGTGGGACAAGTAACATTAATAATTGCTCTCCCCTGTCGACCCTTTCATCCAGGAATGGCAGAAGGTTTTGTAAACAGTAATTAATAGGGCCTCCCAACCTTCGCTGGAAGTTGCTGAGGGTAATTAAATCACCACAATCCCAACCGGGAACCTCCGGAGCGGAGAGGTCAGGCTCGCCGGTGTCTCCGGCGGTGTTTAGCCGAGGATGGTGTTTTCAGCCTGGTCTGGTTTCTGGTCAGAGCAAGCCAAAATCTagcgaggaagaggagaggaggcagaCCTTCCTCCCCAGCAGTCCCGTGAGCTGTGCAGCCACCGGAGCCTTGCACTGAGGGTGCTGGCCGTGCCGGGGCAGACCCAGGGGAGCTCTCCGTCGGGGTGCCTGGCCACAGACCCGGGGATTTGCTGTGAGAGCGCGGCCGTGGCAGCAGGatcctgcctctctgctcaccCTTTTCTTCCCACAGCGAGGAGGAGATCATTTGCATCCCCTGCTCCAGCTCGCCTGGATTTGCCTCTTTGCAGAATAAAGCCAAGGCTCTGAACT comes from Anas acuta chromosome 15, bAnaAcu1.1, whole genome shotgun sequence and encodes:
- the FAM83G gene encoding protein FAM83G, translated to MAFSQVQCLDDSHVNWRSSESKPEFFYSEEQRLALEALASRGPDAFYEVLKKENIRDFLSELELKKILDTLETYDPGSEYIPRHGSSTGESEGDGDSQGDEQGVAPSLEYWPQRSDRSIPQLDLGWPETIAYRGVTRATVYMQPPIEGQAHIKEVVRKMICQAQKVIAVVMDMFTDVDIFKDLLDAGFKRKVGVYIILDETNVKHFLQMCERAQMHAGHLKNLRVRSTGGTEFFTRSATKFKGALAQKFMFVDGDRAMCGSYSFTWSAARTDRNVITVLSGQVVEAFDKQFQELYLMSKGVSLKSISMGQEPEPEPVTLPSVVPVTPANAVVKKLINPKYALVKAKSADQISKTSSENQDKNQKTDNKGKALPEGQPGDRHGEAADLSLLIHPGLLNLEKANMFDYLPTWVEPDPEPGSEVLGYINIIDPKIKNVKLSQMNRIKVCDVSQASAQHRQMLKLRELEAKKNSDQEPPPVSPCPRQTPQVPAEAPVVPSPIEGSSWVMSQGGMSAAPPLSHRLKPPEETPEEAKPPVPKPRTIPAGNLVTKTIVPCDSSAVPDGDTQPPPANPTAARQEPKENPNRASPESCRPPPAAGPQEDRGPPCAHNGLGEEEEEEEEEYITLSDQESYSSSSADHSYRRSNASSISDEYFEVRDRYGPLRRTNSDVTHNGEFLPVQRKLSDPHISRGTFLSPLGSLPSLKHVRAEDAAKRRSNAVEIRCVLPRAILDGNSSYPTSAAQGTHIYRYLPRNPAGREQGKEVSCSPPCEKPLGAGKYRGDGAEPKKTIAGSQPYWQSKAFSPSKPARPSHLSPSKPRVAGKPLTSLPEIQKAAEELRTPLGIPLSKLSQSKHLKNKVVAAPGAPSDSKKKPPEPTSQKEQ